The Rhopalosiphum maidis isolate BTI-1 chromosome 4, ASM367621v3, whole genome shotgun sequence region ttattaataatatcatgattacaattatattttaaaaatatatcaataaatatatacttaaattataaaagtataactattgtacctataacaGGCACGTACACAGGGGGGTGTTTTGCTGGGTGTTCAAACACCTCCcgaaatatttggttttttttatggttatttacttatttaattttaatgttaattttattatatcaatgtttatattaaaaaaagtattttaagtacacctaacttatcagttatcgattttcaaaaacacccCCAAAACTTTTTTCTGCATACGTCCCTGATCTATAAGATATAGGTATGTGTTACATGTATACttacatatcatatattatatatcgttattcaaaatatattgcattCGTAAACTAATAAGAAATGAAGATTTGCTACAATTTTAACTAGACAAACTTTATCATTATTCTAACGTATATTCAAAATAGGGTCATATAGGTAATTGAGGTATTGTATTATCTTAGCGAGAAATccatacattaaatttgaaataacatatacatttatacatatgtaaGCGATTCACCAACCATATTTACGATTTACCCCTAATTTTTcctttgataattaatttattcaaattctgatttttggatctcttttagtatacatagtaacaatatttttaaatgtttagattatttttaccattatgAAAGATTATCAtcaacttctttttttttactctaaattgttaataaaattacctttttataaaacttgatgtaggtatatttgaaTCGAAATTTGtctaattatatactaaatgttAGATCCAATACTACGTATGtttaactatttagtattttttttttaaataattaaggactattttatccttataaccttgaattgtatatatattttattaaattagaaacttaaatttttcgaaaaagaaccaactttttataatataatttataatgttgatAGATgattttcttgaaaatttcGATGtacccaaattttttttaaataacgttacttttatacttaataggtTTGAAAGATATGGAGgctattatatgattttaaatttatagtaattaaaataaatctatcatcattttattttttataaaaattgtctgaataaaataaatgctgaattaaatattttataattttgtaaaattattttttaaagactaTATTATTCTTGGTAAATAGGTTTTAGTTATTCAGAAATTActtgtttgaatttaattgatttaggtttatcataatatagaagAAGTTTGTACCACCCAACGAACCTTAAACGATGTAAAAAATCTAAgtacttatttgaaaatatgcttataagtatacttaaaaattataaaattagaatttagataAATCCATGTTTAAGGAAAAATGGGATTGAACTATGCTTGGTGAGTCAtcttgtatttatgtatattacgaTGAGGACGTACATACtacataagaaaatatttcactaaGTGCTTGTGTGTAGGGAGGGGGAGAAATTGTAAACCGTTTATTCTACTGAATATTTTCCTtagattatttgtatataagtattattattttattaatgtacctGCCAAATCAAGTTGATAAGTGCATTTTTGTTTCTGTTCCATTCTTTTTCTAGTTCGCTTTCTTTTGTATATTTGTCACACCCCAACTCTAAGgtaatttcaaaatcattGGAAGACAAGTAATTAAAGTCTTGCattcctaaaataaaattttaaatatgattatttatgattCAAGCTATCCTAGTTTGcacaaattcataaaaattaattttttttttgcacacaaatattatatacacaaatattttcattaagaaTGACTGTGGTAAACTTTAGTAAAGCTCCGTTAGTTGTTCTTgcaatttattctaaatttggttttttagCCAAAAGAGatgaattaaagtttaaattgagtaaaatatatgatacaaaaatagaataatatagagAAGTATAATCTATCCAGTGAAACCTATTCAAtttgcaaatatatattatcttatagttTCTTCTGGTAGCAAATATATGgcaaaccaaaaaaaatatataggcaagccatttaacatttatctattattttaaaattattatttttattatactctcTTAATAATGAAGAATGACTATAATTGTACTTTATATTAGACGAAACCGAGATAGggttaaatgaaatgtattacattattgattCGAAAAAAACTGATTATTTGAACAACTATACGTCAATCTCAATATATCAATGAAAatagacatatttatttaccatttacGTATAAACACCTGATGTAACAAACATTTCtgaaaaaaaccatttacagttgaatttttataaataaaatttttattttgtatttaacagTATTTGAAAAAGCTTAAGCGATTAAAGTACGTATAGTATAAACATCAACAATTCGTaagaatgttattttatgtttttatttaacattttaagtctTAACAGTCATAAttcttatataggtacttattactaCTTAACATgagattatgataaaaataatactggtatataatgttatacagtgatttatttttaaaaacttcattCTATGTCAAAAAGTATTtggaaatgtatttttcatagtttaaattttaaacaaaataaaatatatgaaaaaaaattttatattctaaacatCGCGGATGAAtgcattaattttacattaatctatgtttttattatttatttttatatctacctATTATCCAGGTATATGTatctttttttgaataatacttcaattttcaacaaaGGCTTATTAacacacaaataaattatagactataatgcttatacttcatacaacatacaatatttctatattgtatgtgtgttatttatttttttttgtttcgttttctaaataaattcacaataaaatatttttgacatgGAAAGAACTGAACTagtgaatgtaaaaaaaaaataaattaacttaacttatttcttaaaattaaaaataaattcattaatttcacgttaattaaaaaataaatttagtaagttaatagttaagttaataaaaatccaaatgtaactagttaagttaataagttaaaattaacttttaacttattaactcgTTAATGCCCAgccttgtatatattatacagaatagGTACCTGAACTAAATGATTATACGctatatataaagatattcataaatttaataatataaataaaagttttaaaaactatttatagttttgaaaCTAATAAgtgttacaataaaatgttaaattattaacctcTCTGTTATACTGAGTGATGCACCAAGCATACTCACACCCTTAttcttttcaaataataaatatcggctattgaaatttttttttttgtgaaaattttatatatacttagacCGTACTTTCAAACTCTTGAAATTATCTGTTTTACTTAGAGTGTCTTCTGGagatataactttatattgcttaaataaaaatatttcttttctactgtaaattatattttgtgaaattttttttaaaatattgaaatattaaacgtagtttttgaagtatttataGCTTAGTCTACTAAAGATAATAGGTTCATGATAACTGGTTTGAAAGTATGTGGGAGGGGctatgatttttgaaaattttagtaattaatattatattaatttatcaatattcaacatttacaaaaatgacggaagtataataaatatattaaatcaaatatatggtacctatctattttccattttttaaaactatttttagtataagtactattattatcttataaacattttaataactgaaacACAATTTGTTTGAATCCTAAATAAGATCCATAAAAATTATCCACTTCATTTGCATTAAAAAGGGGGgttctcatttaaaaaatggaaGTTTGTATCGTCGGACTTCCCTTTAGTAGtacaaaaaattctaaataatttcaaaatttcaaaaatcagaattaaattaattaataacgaaaaTTAGAGGGACATGCTTGTTAAatcacacatacatatataatattatatatactcaaactaaaaatacttgtgcgtaggtataaatatattagttttcattgaaattgttttcaaattttcaatttttaatttattgtatttatttgaatttattaaaatatttaatactacgattattaacatataaacgactatttattacaaatcttACCTCCTCTAACACTATACCATTTAGCACCATTAGTGATACCACCTTCTTTTCCAAAATTTGTATCACCCCCTCTACACGGCATTCTATTTGGATTGGCCATATCTGCATGATAATTTGCATAGGATAAAGCTAACCATCTAAATATGATATgtaaaattcttattaatgttaacttacaatagttaatattagttttacatttatcaataatatttgtgacaAAACATTACTTAAAAGTATTGTCGTCGGGACTTGTAGCATATTCGCCCTGCACATTGCCGTATCTACTGGCATCGTATGGATAATTGGCAACTAAATCGCCTCCATGAAGATTAGCCGAAGCCACGAATGGTATAGACATAATCATTTGCATTACAGCCTTGGTCTCTGGTTGCACCTATATGCGGGTccaagtatacaaatatattataatgattaaaccaTAACAGCTGacaccttaaaaatattttaatgttctactttttacgtttattaattattacactgCCTTAACTAAAAAAGAactagataattaatttttgaacaaaCAACTAATTATTGCACATTGATATTTGTACTATAAtgaaaataggtaggtatacaaaacaaataatttaattatcgtcaataaaaaatgtttacatgtaATTAATACAGAtacccataaaaaaaaataaattaaatttattctgttctttttcattaaatactcgtaaataaaatgtcttatGATTAAAggaaataaaacaaagtattagaaatgtattataaatatattttaatatattttattttaatttattttattataactatttataataaaaaatagattttttttaacgaacgtaaataaaaaaaaactgaaataaaatatttaaaaatgtagcaATTACCGGTTGTGACAAATGATCCACCATTTGCATCAAATGATTGTTAATATCTTTGTAATATGCTTCATTGTCAAATACAATTCTGTCTAAATCTGggaaatttctatttaaatccACACCTTCGGTGTTGTCTCTGCCTATTAAATAGTTACTGCCTCCCTAAGTGTatgatacattaaatttatttacatcattattatataatttaactaataaacaaatcatattatacatcatctGTTGATCTTTGCCAACCATCAGGATTCATTGACGGCATTAGATGAATCCTAGTtttggtaattaattttacaatttcctCGTTTCCGGCTTTATATTCTTCACAAAAATAATCCgctaatttcaataaaagctCCCTTCCAAGTACTTCATTACCGTGCATGTTagctatatatttgaattctgGATCCACTAAAAATGAACATTAACGTgtgatattgaatatattatatatataatagtacaattaataaaaaatgtacttggTTTATGCTCAGTTGGGTGAACTGAAAATACGAGAACTAAAAGTGGACGGCCTTCTACTGAATCTTCCGATAGCCTGTACAGACTAGTGATGTTTGGGCATTTGTCACGCACTTGCAAAACGGCATCGTACATTTCTTCATTATTGTGGTGTTTGAACTGAAATTCTTTTCGTTCAGACGAATTTACATTGATCGCAAAAGCGGCTAACCACAATAAAGCCCACACCGGCGTTGCAGGTGacctgcataatattaaataaatatagctacaataatattattgttcattttaagtaataacttaAGTCTGCGAAAAAGGTGAACgccacataataatacaatatgcaatatacaatattataactataatttattcttaccCAAACATTTGGATTCGTTTATTGATCATTGTGGTTGTCAATAAGACattgcaatatttaatttctttggcgtgcttattgaattattatgattttatttaacttttttctgGAATGGCGTGTAACTTCGGATAACTTATAGAATAGTAGTATAACGTCCAGCTGGCTATAACAGAATGGCAATGCAAGCTCTCGGTCTGAGCATGCTCAAAACGTGTATAAAGCAAGTCCGTCCCACCCACTAGtgcttctataataatatatattgatttcacACGGAGCGTACATTATTACGTCAAGACCTGtggtcacaattttttttttttttgttaaagcaTAACAGTTCATAATTaacatagtttaaaatttttgcctcgtttacatatataattcaaatgtgtttaaaaaatatcataaaagctTAATCAGCTTTctttcaattttcataatataatggccATTAATTGTCCATCTTCTttcttaatactttttaattaatgaaatatttaaatgtatacggtTATTGTTTTAGCGAAATGTTACAGCAGATAACTctgaattttagtaattttagatgtatataatatagtaatacgatatataatatacccacACGTCCTACATCTAAAATCgctatttagaatttaagtgatatatatacttaattattttaaacttaccatagtataatgtatatatttaaatacttacattccaaatacctatatataatatatacacaatatagatTCATATCGTATtcaatattagttattgttagacagaaattattacaaatacagtatttattcaaaataaaaaaataacacttcaAATGTTTCTCTATTAGCAGTTTATAGTACTATAATTGAATTACTGATTTTTAATTCAGCATTTATTGGAACATAAACATatcaataaacttaaattaatgtgTGTACATTTACAATGAACATTATAGTAAAACATCAAcagttatttgatattatgaaatatttgtttggaCTTGgtgacgtataatatttaggtaaacTAATGTCGTTACAACTAAACCGACGTTTAGCGAGTagctttgaataatataatttatatataatatataacgacTATATTTACAAACTATTACAATTCAATTAGTACTATTCCGAGGTtataaaaacaagaaatacaaagattaattttctatttctttttataaaaccattgtaatcattactaattataattatacaaaactaataaaagtattataaacatctatatatatatatagacatataaacatatagtacataaatgtttttacattgcccattttttaattgatttttaaaataaattattaataaataaaggttGTTACCTACCTTTGTACTAGCTACATAGAATGTATAGTTCTTGTTGAGATACTTATTCCTATAAtacaagttaaatattttttttttgtgtttaaggtatatatttatgagaaAACTGCAGCGAATTACCAATGATATAGGTAgaaatgtatactttttaattactaattagtatttatattttatgtttcggtgttatcttattatattataatttgtaggtTTGTGATACGATACactacacattatatttataaaattatagtacctCCGTGAATTGACAATAACCTTGAAATTGTGTTTATCATATTGTCTATGGTCTCGAAACTTGAGGAAATTTTAGTAGATCTGCACAAGTCTGGCTTGGATTTCCTATAAAATGTATCGGTAGCTACGCTATATATAATGTTCAAACATTATATACAGAGTGgtttaccaaaaaatattataccatattaatatattatgtattattattgtaaatgttaataaaaatagacattTATAGTTTCTGTTACCTACTACATTCCGGAAAAATAACCACAAACagagtattttagttttttaaaataaaatttatttttataatatattattatgtaccccATCTGTATCATTTCTAAAGCCGATAACTTGTTGATATTAG contains the following coding sequences:
- the LOC113556847 gene encoding carboxypeptidase E-like; this encodes MINKRIQMFGSPATPVWALLWLAAFAINVNSSERKEFQFKHHNNEEMYDAVLQVRDKCPNITSLYRLSEDSVEGRPLLVLVFSVHPTEHKPMDPEFKYIANMHGNEVLGRELLLKLADYFCEEYKAGNEEIVKLITKTRIHLMPSMNPDGWQRSTDDGGSNYLIGRDNTEGVDLNRNFPDLDRIVFDNEAYYKDINNHLMQMVDHLSQPVQPETKAVMQMIMSIPFVASANLHGGDLVANYPYDASRYGNVQGEYATSPDDNTFKWLALSYANYHADMANPNRMPCRGGDTNFGKEGGITNGAKWYSVRGGMQDFNYLSSNDFEITLELGCDKYTKESELEKEWNRNKNALINLIWQSHIGIKGIIKDAVTLKPIVNAFIKVVNVTNGILSPILHDVTSVQDGDYYRLLTNGDYHVTASMDGYLSSTKLVTVENKHHNEAKILNFTLQPIILPSNYSKKRKRLAYSNPITADKLQMS